The Antechinus flavipes isolate AdamAnt ecotype Samford, QLD, Australia chromosome 4, AdamAnt_v2, whole genome shotgun sequence genomic interval TCTTAGCTGTTGCAACAGAAAAAACGAACGTCATTGAGTGCTGTATCATCCCTGAGCCCACTCGGAGCCTCCAGCTTTGTTTGAAGGCCACAAATACCCTTGGAACAAGCATCACTCCAGGACCCGAATTTGCCCCACTCCAGGCCGGGTCCTTCTAGTTCTTCACCCCCTGAGCAGCGGAAGCGCACGTTGTTAGCTGCGGTATTATCTCCTGGGGTGCTGGGCTCTTCCACCCGTAGCGAGAAAGCTGCAAGGAAGCCGCCATCTGGACACCACAGCGGCTCAGTCCATGCTCCCCACCTTTAAGGAGAGCAAAGAGGGTGGACCTACTGAAGTGTGGAACTCTCCATTAtaactcctttcttctctccccttctccttccccctccatcaAACTTCCAGTTCCCAAGTTCTCCAAATCCTCGTGAAATCTTCATGAAATAGACAAAACACTGCACAAAGGGAAGTTCTTTCAGCTCCCTCACACAAGGGAAAGACAAGGGTGGGTGCTGGGATGAATGACCTGTTCATTTTCTCCTATTCTGATTAAAGCACTTTACAACAAACTTCCAATCAGttatgagaaggaaaaatagtGAATTgtcactacacacacacacacacatacacacaccccaccCCACCATCACCACCTTATGCTCAAGCTTTTCTCTCCTAGCTCCCTTATCTAGTAGATTTCTAGTTACAGAGGAGATTGAGTCTCTCCCTAGAGGATTCAGATTAGGGACACATCAAATTTGAGGAAATCACGTCGGAAGCAAAGAAGCTTAAGCCTTTTCCCTCTTTGGTTTCCtaggtgggggaggggtggaggagtgagggaaaggaggattCCATACCCAGGGTCACTAAAGAAGAGACTTTCATTACCTTCCAGACTGAGAAGCCACCACGTGAGTGTTGCGCTCAGCGTTGCCTCGGGCACAGTGAAGCCGGATCCCATTCAGGGCGGTGTCATCTCCCGGAATGCCTTGAGGAGGCTCGACCTTGGGGAGTGTGAGGAATGAAGAATCAGAATCCTGGTTTCCCAACCCAAGCAGTAAAAGGATATCCAGAGAATGAAGTCTCCAAGCCCCTTTCCCCACAAATCAGGGACCCAGACATCTAACTGTTCCCACTACCAACTAGGATTCCTCAGAGACCTAGACAGAAGGTCCCCAACCTTGAGGGAGAAGCCACTGGCGAAGAATCCATCCGGACACATCTCGGGCCACGTCCAGTCTCCCCAGGGTCCCCCATTGGGTATCTCAATAACGGCTGTATAGGGGCGCTCCCTGGCGTCGCTGTCTACTGCAGAACCTGTCCTGAGACATGATCCCAGGAGGAGCAATTGCAACACAGCATGTGGCGCCATAAACCAGGTTCCGCAGACCATCCTGCCTTTGTCTGGTCTTTCACCACATTCACAGTTCTTATAGTTAGCACTCCCACAGGCTCCAATTGCGGAAGGGgcaagaagaggaagagattaaGGAACACTAGAAAAGGAGAAACACCACGTCTTAGTGCTTTTGAACTAAAGACCGTGAAAAGCAGTTAGAAGAGGGTGCTAATAGAAAGGGGGGAAATCTATTTTTTCAACCAATTTACTAAGGCTTTATTAAAGGTTTGCTAATGAACCAGATAGTACAACTAGGCTTggaggttacagacaaaaatgaaatagtttttgcACTTGCAACTTACATGGTATTTGGAGGTTGGAAATGAGGTGAGGAAAGGgaagcaactcttttttttttttttataatagctttttatttttcaagatacatgcaaagatagttttcacccttgaaaaccttgtgttccaaatttttcttgttCCCTCCCAacctccttcctcccctagacagcaagtaatccaatttaggttaaacatgtgcaactcttaTATCTCCACTTTTATCAGgccatacaagaaaaatcagatccaaaaggggggaaaaaaaaagaaaaaaaaaaaacaaataagcaatgtagtgatccacattcagtcttcatagtcttttctctggatgtggatggctctttccattcaagtctattggaattgtcttgaatcaccacattgt includes:
- the VMO1 gene encoding vitelline membrane outer layer protein 1 homolog is translated as MVCGTWFMAPHAVLQLLLLGSCLRTGSAVDSDARERPYTAVIEIPNGGPWGDWTWPEMCPDGFFASGFSLKVEPPQGIPGDDTALNGIRLHCARGNAERNTHVVASQSGRWGAWTEPLWCPDGGFLAAFSLRVEEPSTPGDNTAANNVRFRCSGGEELEGPGLEWGKFGSWSDACSKGICGLQTKLEAPSGLRDDTALNDVRFFCCNS